A window of the Trichoderma asperellum chromosome 6, complete sequence genome harbors these coding sequences:
- a CDS encoding uncharacterized protein (EggNog:ENOG41~TransMembrane:1 (o82-100i)), producing the protein MSPSVFEVTKVTPHYWRATINQPPFNLAGSNFFVGLWNPLQEAEAESDLKILVFDSAIPDFFISHYNLQQASSISPELLAKWPLIMLKLATISVITVAAIRGRARGIGSEFVLASDVRFGRNEKAILSRAEVNFGLIPGGDGIELLPSPCRAVGCLGLFMIAMNLMLKPPQTMARSTELCQMLIWMVSSVNLCTA; encoded by the coding sequence ATGTCCCCGTCTGTATTTGAAGTCACCAAAGTGACACCTCATTATTGGCGCGCAACAATTAACCAGCCGCCTTTCAATCTGGCGGGGTCCAACTTCTTTGTGGGTCTTTGGAATCCCCTACAggaggctgaagctgaatcCGATCTTAAGATCCTGGTTTTCGATAGCGCAATACCAGACTTCTTTATCTCTCACTATAATCTTCAGCAGGCTTCATCAATTTCGCCTGAGCTGTTAGCGAAATGGCCATTGATAATGCTAAAGCTTGCTACTATCTCGGTGATAACCGTTGCCGCGATCCGTGGTAGAGCGAGAGGTATTGGTTCAGAATTTGTATTGGCCAGCGATGTTCGGTTTGGCCGCAATGAGAAGGCCATATTGTCCCGGGCCGAGGTTAATTTTGGGCTCATTCCCGGAGGTGATGGTATTGAATTGCTCCCAAGCCCGTGTCGCGCAGTCGGATGCTTGGGATTATTTATGATAGCGATGAATTTGATGCTGAAACCGCCGCAAACTATGGCTAGATCAACCGAGCTGTGCCAGATGCTGATTTGGATGGTTTCGTCAGTCAATTTGTGCACCGCGTAG